In a genomic window of Vigna angularis cultivar LongXiaoDou No.4 chromosome 6, ASM1680809v1, whole genome shotgun sequence:
- the LOC108319525 gene encoding zinc finger CCCH domain-containing protein 18: MGSEEERVLENQLELQLQEQRDSLSAIDQALLSDPTNPELLAVHEELVQAIKDAEEGLFHLKRARLLQEADAILHNTNIFAEEEKVELLDPRDVEPEPLEGKSHSVGSKCRFRHIDGRWYNGQVVQLDNSVAKVSFLTPTSENMLMCKFFLQQRCRFGSNCRLSHGVDVHLSALKKFVPTIWKESLVGSSIWAVSTANSGTWREAELESWDEKAGVGQVVFRDDGSTVKLGAEQITLSEHAEVSDSESDSSIQQSESSDYEEDDESQGLGFLESTNLQRGVQTETATFATWENHTRGIASKMMANMGYREGMGLGVTGQGMLDPIPVKMLPPKQSLDHALESHRREENEDKELKKKRSRGGKRKREKKFAQANRAAKEEEESTSDVFALINNQLAMHNEAFGGGSTKKQQSKGSGEGRKVDRRALVAYEEEVKDLKMKVEKLEQIVNVNKKEKAVYEAAMRKLNETRKALADAEAVHASASNAVVSKEKEKRWLKF; encoded by the exons ATGGGTAGCGAAGAAGAGAGGGTTCTTGAGAACCAACTCGAACTTCAATTGCAAGAGCAAAGGGATTCTCTCTCTGCTATCGATCAAGCTCTCCTCTCTGATCCAACAAACCCTGAGCTTCTCGCG GTTCATGAGGAGCTTGTCCAGGCAATTAAGGACGCAGAAGAAGGACTTTTTCACCTAAAACGTGCACGATTGTTACAGGAAGCGGATGCAATTCTGCATAACACTAATATTTTTGCTGAAGAGGAGAAAGTGGAACTCCTTGATCCCAGAGATGTTGAACCAGAACCTTTGGAGGGAAAAAGTCATTCTGTTGGATCTAAATGTAGATTCCGTCACATAGATGGGCGCTGGTACAATGGTCAAGTGGTGCAGTTGGATAATTCAGTGGCAAAAGTTTCATTCCTTACACCTACGTCTGAGAATATGCTG ATGTGCAAGTTCTTTTTACAACAACGATGTCGATTTGGTAGTAACTGTCGCCTATCACATG GAGTTGATGTTCACTTGTCCGCTCTTAAGAAATTTGTCCCTACAATCTGGAAGGAATCCCTTGTCGGATCAAGCATATGGGCAGTCTCAACTGCAAATTCAGGCACTTGGAGAGAAGCCGAGCTCGAGTCCTGGGACGAAAAGGCTGGAGTTGGACAAGTTGTTTTCCGAGATGATGGTAGTACTGTGAAACTTGGTGCAGAACAAATTACACTGTCTGAGCATGCAGAAGTGAGTGACTCAGAGAGTGATTCCAGCATACAGCAATCTGAGTCCAGTGACTATGAGGAGGATGATGAATCACAAGGTTTAGGATTTCTGGAGAGTACCAACCTACAGAGAGGAGTTCAAACTGAAACTGCAACATTTGCCACTTGGGAAAACCACACCAGAGGCATAGCGTCCAAAATGATGGCTAATATGGGGTACAGAGAAGGAATGGGTTTAGGTGTAACGGGTCAGGGAATGCTGGACCCCATACCAGTGAAGATGCTACCACCAAAGCAATCCTTGGATCATGCTCTTGAGTCTCATAGAAGGGAAGAGAATGAAGACAAGGAATTGAAGAAGAAACGGAGCCGAGGTGGCAAGAGAAAACGTGAGAAGAAATTTGCACAAGCAAATCGTGCAGCAAAAGAGGAAGAGGAGTCAACATCAGATGTCTTTGCATTGATAAACAATCAGCTGGCAATGCACAATGAGGCTTTCGGTGGTGGATCAACGAAGAAGCAGCAAAGTAAAGGTTCCGGGGAAGGTAGAAAGGTAGATAGACGAGCACTGGTTGCTTATGAGGAAGAGGTGAAGGATTTGAAGATGAAGGTTGAAAAGCTCGAGCAAATTGTGAATGTCAATAAGAAAGAGAAGGCTGTGTATGAGGCTGCTATGAGAAAACTAAATGAAACCCGCAAAGCCTTGGCTGATGCCGAAGCAGTTCACGCCTCTGCCTCAAATGCTGTTGTtagcaaagaaaaagagaaaagatggCTCAAGTTTTAG